The Magnolia sinica isolate HGM2019 chromosome 10, MsV1, whole genome shotgun sequence genome includes a window with the following:
- the LOC131258135 gene encoding nitrile-specifier protein 5, with product MALSQGKWIKLDQKGSGPGARSSHAITVVGKKAYVFGGELVPRVPVDNKLHVFDLEDLTWSIADVTGDVPPPRVGVTMAAVGGTIYVFGGRDADHTELNEFYSFDTYTNRWALISSGEDGPTNRSYHSTAVDDRRVYVFGGCGVAGRLNDLWAYDVHDHEWVRFPGPGEKCRGRGGPGLTVSGGKIWVVYGFAGEEMDDVHCFDPIKEEWALIETVGERPTPRSVFSTVGIGKYIFLYGGEIDPSDQGHLGAGMFSAEFFALDTETLKFERWEDLADVGHHPGPRGWCAYSAAQINGKDGLLVYGGNSPTNDRLDDIFFFTPDV from the coding sequence CTTGACCAGAAAGGAAGTGGGCCAGGAGCAAGAAGCTCCCATGCCATAACAGTCGTGGGCAAAAAGGCCTACGTGTTTGGTGGCGAGCTCGTGCCACGTGTCCCAGTCGACAACAAGCTCCACGTGTTCGATCTCGAGGATCTTACGTGGTCGATCGCAGATGTGACCGGCGACGTCCCACCGCCACGTGTCGGCGTGACAATGGCTGCAGTTGGTGGGACCATCTACGTTTTCGGTGGTAGGGATGCAGATCACACAGAGCTCAATGAGTTCTACTCTTTTGATACATACACAAATAGGTGGGCCTTAATCTCATCTGGGGAAGATGGGCCCACCAATCGGAGCTACCATTCTACGGCTGTGGATGACCGGCGGGTGTACGTGTTTGGTGGGTGTGGGGTCGCCGGCCGGCTGAATGATCTTTGGGCCTATGACGTCCATGATCATGAGTGGGTCAGATTCCCTGGGCCAGGTGAGAAATGTCGTGGTAGAGGTGGGCCAGGCCTGACGGTTTCAGGTGGGAAGATCTGGGTCGTATATGGATTCGCTGGTGAGGAGATGGATGATGTACACTGCTTTGATCCAATCAAAGAAGAGTGGGCCCTTATTGAGACAGTGGGGGAAAGGCCCACTCCTCGGAGTGTGTTTTCAACGGTTGGGATTGGGAAATACATATTTCTGTACGGTGGGGAAATCGATCCAAGTGATCAAGGGCATCTAGGGGCTGGGATGTTCTCAGCGGAATTTTTTGCGCTGGACACTGAGACGTTGAAATTTGAAAGATGGGAGGACTTGGCTGATGTGGGCCACCACCCTGGGCCACGTGGATGGTGTGCTTACTCTGCGGCCCAGATCAACGGCAAAGATGGATTGCTGGTTTACGGTGGAAATTCGCCGACGAATGATAGGCTGGACGATATTTTCTTTTTCACACCCGATGTGTAA